The genome window CCTGAAATCCCAACCAGAAGATAAACAAAGAAAGCCCAACCACAATCACTGCAAAGAAGAAAGAGGTGAGCACCTTGCCAATGAGCAGATAGGAACGGCGAACCGGATTAATCAAAAGAGGTTCCAGGGTACTGCGTTCCCGCTCGCCTACCAACGAGTCCACAATTATGCCCGCGCCAGCCGAAAACACCACAATGGCAGTGAAGAAAGGCAACATGCTCATAAAAAGCAACGCTGATGATTGCGGGGTAGCGACATCCCGAACATTGGGAACTATCGGTAACTGAATGAGCGGATCCACACCGCGTGCCATTAGGCGCAGGGAAGTGACCTCTTTGCTGTAGGCTTGAATTAATTGGGTAACCTTTGACATCACCATTAAATTGGTCTGGCGCGAAGTGTCCATCACCAGTTCCACTGGAGCAGGGCGCCCTTCCCGGAAAGCCTGTGCATACTCTTCGGGAATAATCAACCCCATTTTGACCTTACCCTGCCGAACCTCTTCCACAAGGTTCTCGTCGGCGGGGATAATCTCTATGTTGTTGGCTTCCAGATACTGCATAAAAGCAGGGGCATACTGCTGTCCCAGGACATGGAGAGGCTCGGGTTTCTCTTCACTCATAGACATCATGGTCTTGCCCACCAAGAGTATCATTGCCAGCATGAAAACCGGTGTAAACAGACTGTTGGCTAACGCGCTCACAACCGAGCGCTGATCGCGCAGGTG of Anaerolinea thermophila UNI-1 contains these proteins:
- a CDS encoding ABC transporter permease — translated: MKLIWIVFRKEWIDHLRDQRSVVSALANSLFTPVFMLAMILLVGKTMMSMSEEKPEPLHVLGQQYAPAFMQYLEANNIEIIPADENLVEEVRQGKVKMGLIIPEEYAQAFREGRPAPVELVMDTSRQTNLMVMSKVTQLIQAYSKEVTSLRLMARGVDPLIQLPIVPNVRDVATPQSSALLFMSMLPFFTAIVVFSAGAGIIVDSLVGERERSTLEPLLINPVRRSYLLIGKVLTSFFFAVIVVGLSLFIFWLGFQVLPIEDAFGFSMTLSAASLFWIFLLTIPETALAAVLQAFIASFARTYKEAQTFLAILPFVIGIPSVVLAFVPNPSDLTQIAIPGFGHSVLFNRLLRGEPVTPLEVVVLLLVTLVSTGIILFLAIRSFGRERILSGK